The genomic stretch GACGAGTCGACCGCCGCCTTCGAGCGGAACGCGCATGACGATGCCCCGCCCCTCCTTGGTCACCTCGAGCGGGCCATCACCCGTCCGCGGCTTCATGGCCGCCATGCTCGTTCCCCTTCCTGAAACCAGCTCATCGTCTGCCGAGAGCCCTCGGAGGGCATCCGCGGTTCCGGAACGGACACGCGACACCGGCATCGAACACATTGCTTCCCAGCCATTATCCCGCATCGCAGGACCCGATGACCAACATCAGTCGGCATCGCTTGGGCAACGCGCGCGAGCAAAACCACCCAATTCGGGGATGTGGCTGCGATACTGCGCCACCGCACGGACATCCGCCGGCCGGCACCGCTCCGTTTTTCTTTGACGCAGGTCACACGTCGGGTCCGGCCCTGGGGCGGCGATCTCCGCCATGCTGTCCTTCGTACAGGGACGTACTGAGCGGTACGTCATCCCGACCCCGGAGGGGATGCGCCATGGCCGACACCGTGCTCTACGAGGTGAGCGACGGACTCGCGACGATCACGCTGAACCGCCCCGAAGCGATGAACGCGCTGAACATCGCGACCAAGGCCGCCCTCCGCGAGGCGGCGGAATCCGCGGCCGGGGACACCGCCGTACGGGCGATCCTGCTGACCGCGGCCGGGGACCGGGCGTTCTGCGTGGGCCAGGACCTCAAGGAGCACATCGGGCTCCTCGCGGCGGACCGTGAGACCGGGTCCGGGCAGACCATGTCCACGGTCAAGGAGCACTACAACCCGATCGTGAGGGCGCTGGCCGGAGCGCCGAAGCCGGTGCTCGCGGCGGTGAACGGCGTCGCGGCCGGGGCCGGCTTCGGCTTCGCGCTCGCCGCGGACTACCGGCTGGTCGCCGACACGGCCGCCTTCAACACCTCCTTCGCGGGCGTGGCGCTGACCGCCGACTCCGGCATCTCCTGGACGCTGCCCCGGGTGATCGGCCCGAGCCGCGCGGCCGACCTGCTGCTCTTCCCGCGCAGCATCAGCGCCCAGGACGCACTGGAGCTGGGCATCGCCAACCGGGTCGTACCCGCCGCCGAGCTGCGCGCCGAGGCCGAGAAGACGGCGCGAGCCCTGGCCGCGGGGCCGACGGTGGCGTACGCGGCGATCAAGGAGGCGGTGGCCTACGGGCTCACGCACTCCCTCGCCGAGACCCTGGAGAAGGAGGACGAGCTGCAGGCCCGGGCCGGCCAGTCCGAGGACCACGCGATCGCGGTGCAGGCGTTCGTGAACAAGGAGAGGCCGAAGTACCTGGGGCGCTGAGGCCGTGGGCCGGTTATCGGCCGGTGGGCGCGATGCGCAGGGTCTCCGCGCGCACCGGCCGGTAGCCGACAGCCCCGTGGCCGGGGCCCGGCCCAGGCCCCGGGGCCGTACGTCCGCGTCGGCCTCGACCGCTCACGACCCCGCCCTCCTCGCGCAGACGCGCACCTCGTCGCGGCGTCCCCGGGCGCCGCGCACGCGCGGTCCGGGTCCGCCAACTCCGGTGGATCCAGCGGGGGT from Streptomyces roseochromogenus subsp. oscitans DS 12.976 encodes the following:
- a CDS encoding DUF3117 domain-containing protein, which gives rise to MAAMKPRTGDGPLEVTKEGRGIVMRVPLEGGGRLVVELTPDEAKALGEALDKVTV
- a CDS encoding enoyl-CoA hydratase/isomerase family protein, with the translated sequence MADTVLYEVSDGLATITLNRPEAMNALNIATKAALREAAESAAGDTAVRAILLTAAGDRAFCVGQDLKEHIGLLAADRETGSGQTMSTVKEHYNPIVRALAGAPKPVLAAVNGVAAGAGFGFALAADYRLVADTAAFNTSFAGVALTADSGISWTLPRVIGPSRAADLLLFPRSISAQDALELGIANRVVPAAELRAEAEKTARALAAGPTVAYAAIKEAVAYGLTHSLAETLEKEDELQARAGQSEDHAIAVQAFVNKERPKYLGR